A window of the Sulfitobacter sp. THAF37 genome harbors these coding sequences:
- a CDS encoding DUF305 domain-containing protein has product MSYGRFFAMIATSTVVMFGLMYLNTYLWTHVFWSETRAYMALLMGATMAIIMLGFMLSMYSSKMANAAIFIGAAVVFAASLWLVRSQVTVGDTSYMRAMIPHHSIAIMTSSRADISDPRVRKLADEIIYAQDKEIAEMRYLVNDIDANGDSPAQSESGPAQIVSLDEALSTPEVGILDLEFLTSEDIAQMFPGGAACTFTYTTTSRPALAVGRIDGGSVALAKISGDLVRLEAGDAGSTWGTEGMTVALSAPSGTGTLDANSGEMQDADLVLELGSGLRAGYRGYYGCGA; this is encoded by the coding sequence ATGTCATATGGCCGCTTTTTCGCGATGATCGCCACATCTACCGTCGTCATGTTCGGTCTGATGTATCTCAATACCTACCTCTGGACGCATGTGTTTTGGTCGGAAACGCGGGCCTACATGGCTCTCCTGATGGGTGCCACCATGGCGATCATCATGCTGGGCTTCATGCTGTCGATGTATTCCAGCAAGATGGCTAACGCCGCCATCTTCATCGGTGCCGCTGTGGTCTTTGCCGCCTCCCTTTGGCTGGTCCGCAGCCAGGTGACGGTGGGCGACACCAGCTACATGCGGGCAATGATCCCGCACCACTCGATCGCGATCATGACCTCCAGCCGCGCCGATATCTCGGACCCGCGCGTGCGCAAGCTGGCGGATGAGATCATCTATGCGCAGGACAAGGAAATCGCCGAGATGCGTTATCTGGTGAACGATATCGACGCCAACGGTGACAGTCCGGCACAGTCAGAAAGCGGACCGGCGCAGATCGTGAGCCTCGACGAGGCGCTATCAACCCCGGAAGTCGGCATTCTCGACCTCGAATTTCTTACTTCGGAGGACATTGCTCAGATGTTTCCCGGCGGCGCCGCGTGCACGTTCACTTACACCACCACAAGCAGGCCTGCGCTGGCGGTGGGCCGCATCGACGGTGGGAGTGTAGCTCTCGCCAAGATCAGCGGCGATCTGGTGCGGCTGGAGGCTGGCGACGCCGGAAGCACTTGGGGCACGGAGGGCATGACAGTGGCGTTGAGCGCGCCGAGCGGAACCGGCACATTGGACGCAAATAGTGGCGAAATGCAGGACGCCGATCTCGTTCTCGAACTTGGGTCCGGTCTGCGTGCAGGGTATCGCGGATATTACGGTTGCGGTGCCTGA
- a CDS encoding MauE/DoxX family redox-associated membrane protein, with protein sequence MPKDASKSAQLYRMVMQDHLCPYGLKSKDLLEREGYEVEDHHLTTREEADAFMEKHGVETTPQTWIGDKRIGGYDDLRVHFGLDAPESERSDTSYQPVIAIFAVAFLMALGLSWYSFGTILSLRALEWFVSISMCLLAVQKLQDVESFSTMFLNYDLLARRWVRYGYLYPFGEAFAGILMVAGALTWLSAPVALFIGTVGAVSVFKAVYIDKRELKCACVGGDSNVPLGFVSLTENLMMMVMGIWMPIRVYLIG encoded by the coding sequence ATGCCGAAAGACGCATCGAAATCAGCCCAACTCTACCGGATGGTCATGCAGGATCATCTTTGCCCTTATGGTCTCAAGTCCAAAGACCTGCTCGAACGGGAAGGGTACGAGGTCGAGGATCATCACCTGACGACACGTGAGGAAGCCGATGCCTTCATGGAAAAGCACGGGGTCGAGACCACGCCGCAGACCTGGATCGGCGACAAGCGGATTGGCGGCTACGACGATCTGCGGGTCCATTTCGGCCTCGACGCGCCGGAAAGTGAGCGCTCGGACACCTCCTATCAGCCGGTGATCGCGATCTTTGCCGTCGCGTTTCTGATGGCGCTCGGCCTGTCATGGTACAGCTTTGGAACCATCCTCAGCCTGCGCGCGCTGGAATGGTTCGTCTCGATCTCGATGTGCTTGCTTGCAGTGCAGAAGCTTCAGGATGTCGAGAGCTTTTCGACCATGTTCCTGAATTACGACCTGCTGGCGCGCCGCTGGGTGCGCTACGGCTATCTCTATCCCTTCGGAGAGGCCTTCGCCGGTATCCTCATGGTCGCCGGGGCGCTCACCTGGCTGTCGGCACCCGTGGCCTTGTTCATCGGCACCGTCGGCGCGGTTTCGGTCTTCAAGGCCGTGTACATCGACAAGCGCGAGTTGAAATGCGCCTGCGTCGGGGGAGACAGCAACGTGCCACTAGGGTTCGTCTCGCTCACCGAGAACCTGATGATGATGGTCATGGGTATCTGGATGCCGATCCGGGTCTACCTGATCGGTTGA
- the cueR gene encoding Cu(I)-responsive transcriptional regulator, with protein sequence MNIGDVADLSGLPAKTIRYYEDIGLVEPLRSANGYRSFRQSDVHKLAFLGRARALGFTIEDCRSLLKLYADTDRASAEVKQIAEEHLDRIDRKIAELTEMRATLSHLVDACAGDHRPDCPILADLAMEEGKTRTARAAD encoded by the coding sequence ATGAATATCGGAGACGTGGCCGACCTGTCCGGCCTTCCTGCGAAGACCATCCGCTACTACGAGGACATCGGGCTGGTCGAGCCGCTGCGCAGCGCGAACGGTTATCGCAGCTTTCGGCAGAGCGACGTCCACAAGCTGGCGTTTCTTGGGCGAGCGCGTGCGCTTGGCTTCACCATCGAGGACTGCCGGAGCCTGCTGAAACTCTATGCCGATACCGACCGCGCCAGCGCGGAGGTCAAGCAGATCGCCGAGGAACACCTCGACCGGATCGACCGGAAAATCGCAGAACTGACCGAGATGCGCGCGACGTTGTCGCACCTTGTCGATGCCTGCGCTGGCGATCACAGGCCTGATTGCCCGATTCTCGCAGATCTGGCGATGGAAGAGGGTAAGACCCGGACCGCAAGGGCAGCGGATTAA
- a CDS encoding cytochrome c biogenesis CcdA family protein: protein MMDISGIGIFAAFLAGAISFLSPCVLPLVPGYVSYIAGQPDLRTTRSVGLRARAGALGLSACFVLGFSTVFVALGAGASALGSLLLTWRTELNYFGGGIIILFGLFMVGIFRLDAFSRDTRFNLDIPGGRPFGAYVLGLAFAFGWTPCIGPILGAILTLSSTSGGMSDGIWLLSIYSAGLGVPFLLAALFTDAIAARVRQIGKAGRWLYKGAGVAMIIMGFAIMTGQLSRFAYWLLGTFPFLATIG from the coding sequence ATGATGGATATTTCCGGCATCGGCATTTTCGCGGCCTTCCTTGCGGGGGCCATTTCGTTCCTGTCGCCTTGTGTACTGCCACTGGTGCCCGGCTACGTTTCGTACATTGCGGGGCAGCCGGACCTGCGTACGACGCGGTCGGTTGGTCTGCGGGCACGTGCCGGGGCGCTCGGATTGAGTGCCTGCTTCGTGCTGGGCTTTTCGACGGTCTTCGTCGCCCTCGGGGCCGGGGCCAGCGCGCTCGGGTCGCTGCTGCTGACATGGCGCACCGAGCTGAATTATTTCGGTGGCGGGATCATCATTCTGTTCGGACTGTTCATGGTGGGTATCTTTCGTCTGGATGCGTTCTCGCGCGATACCCGTTTCAATCTCGACATTCCCGGCGGTCGCCCGTTTGGGGCCTACGTGCTGGGACTGGCCTTCGCCTTTGGCTGGACACCTTGCATCGGACCGATCCTCGGCGCGATCCTGACACTCAGTTCGACCTCCGGCGGCATGTCGGACGGCATCTGGCTGCTGTCGATCTATTCCGCTGGTCTGGGGGTGCCTTTCCTGCTGGCTGCGCTGTTCACCGACGCCATCGCCGCGCGGGTAAGGCAGATCGGCAAGGCCGGTCGCTGGCTCTACAAGGGCGCGGGTGTTGCCATGATCATCATGGGATTTGCCATCATGACCGGGCAACTGTCACGGTTTGCATATTGGCTGCTGGGGACGTTTCCCTTTCTCGCGACAATCGGCTGA